In the genome of Leptotrichia sp. HSP-536, the window CGAAAATTATTCTGAATATTCAAAAGATAAAAATAACGTTTATTATCATTTCAAAAAAATAGAAGGTGCTGATATAAAAACTTTTGAACCTGAAGGGTATTCTATTGGAAAAGATAAAATGGGAGTATATTATGAAACTCGTAAAGTAAATGGAGTGGATGTAAATAGCTTTGAAGTTTTGAAAAATGATTTTTTTAAGGATAAAAATAATGTTTATTATAAAAATAAAAAGTTAGAAATATTCAAACCTAAAAACTTTGAAGTAATAGACTATTCTTTAGTAAAGCAAAATGAAGATTTGTACTATTTTACTGAAGATGGAAATAATAACACAAAATTTGTTCCATTAGAAAGTAAAAATGTCGATATTGATACTTTTCAAATTCTTGATGATGATTATGCAAAAGATAAGAATAATGTCTATTACAAAGGTAAAATTTTTAAGGAAGCAGATGTAAAAACTCTTGATAAACATTATAATGAAAATGATAACGGGTACAAAATAAGGGATAAGAAAAAAGTGTATAAAACAAAAAAATGATATTTTTTTTGTTGTGAGATAATACATATGTGACAAGAATATACAAAAAAAGAAAGGTTTCTGATATAATGTAAGCCTACCAAACCACATTAAGGAGAAACCTTTCATATGAGTAGTATATCAGAAATATGCCGTGTTCGTCAACGGGCAATTGAGTATGCAATAAAACATAATAATAATTCAAAGGCAGCAGTAAAGTATAAAACATCACGTCAGCAGATAAAACGTTGGAGAGATAGATACGACGGCACAGTCCAATCTCTTCTTCCAAAAAGTAGAAGACCTAAAAGCCATCCAAACCAGCACACGCAGGAAGAAATCGAGTTGGTTATGAAAAAATACAGGAAATTTGGTTATGAAGGGCTGGCAGAAGTTTATGTCAAAGCGAGAAAGGAAGGCTACAGTCGTACATACGATTCAATGTGCAAGATAGTAAGGAAAATGAAGGGCAATGTCAAAGAAAAGCTTAAAAAGCTACATAAAAGAAAAAAGAAGGCTGAACAGGCGAAGTACCCTGGGGAAAGAGTACAGATAGACATAAAATATGTTCCAGAAGAATGCATACAGTTTGGTACACATGATCAGAAGTATTATCAAATAACGGCATTAGATGAATATACAAGAAAAAGAGTATTAAGGATAGCAGATGAGAAAAGTACCTATCAGACCGCAAAGTTTCTAGAGAACTTGGAAAAGGAGCTGGGATTTGACATAAAGAAAGTTCAGACAGACAATGGGAAAGAGTTCACAAATTCTGAAAGCGATAAGAAAACGTTGTTTGAGTTAAAACTGGAGGAGAAGGGGATAGAGTACGGGACAACTCGTCCATATTCGCCATGGGAGAATGGAAAAGTGGAAAGGAGCCACAGGCTTGACAGCAAGTACTATGCAGACAAGAAATTTAAAAGCAAGGAAGAACTGTTAAGAGCAATAAAGAAATACAATACAAGATACAACAACATATCAAGAAAAGTATTAGGCTT includes:
- a CDS encoding DDE-type integrase/transposase/recombinase; this translates as MSSISEICRVRQRAIEYAIKHNNNSKAAVKYKTSRQQIKRWRDRYDGTVQSLLPKSRRPKSHPNQHTQEEIELVMKKYRKFGYEGLAEVYVKARKEGYSRTYDSMCKIVRKMKGNVKEKLKKLHKRKKKAEQAKYPGERVQIDIKYVPEECIQFGTHDQKYYQITALDEYTRKRVLRIADEKSTYQTAKFLENLEKELGFDIKKVQTDNGKEFTNSESDKKTLFELKLEEKGIEYGTTRPYSPWENGKVERSHRLDSKYYADKKFKSKEELLRAIKKYNTRYNNISRKVLGFKSPNEVLKEYKENQ